Proteins encoded in a region of the Paenibacillus sp. E222 genome:
- a CDS encoding methyl-accepting chemotaxis protein, with amino-acid sequence MIKFLSDRKLAVKLGLLLGVVLLCCIGTLIAFNTKMIYDKSVQYGETVAAQASDRAQNEFMVEMNQVKNTLDTISTTLVDSARTGSLDRKEIVHLLEQYLKKDDKVFGFYTGWEPDAFDGKDTENMNKTVYDDDTGRFVPYVIRDGNTLHVEPLTTYEGEGKTSRYYQEPKKSKSAYWSEPTTYTVSGKETLLVSIVLPLLDENNTFLGIVGADFSIERFQQNISSLNPDNGYAMLITSDGKIAAHGTHPELAKEDAVIPTEIQNVIKRIQTGERQFYVTDGSEQELFIAEPAQLQGTDSNWYLVSALPKRHILQPFYDSLTWSVIIAFLALLLLGGVVTYTILYIVRQVNRVNTVAGQLADGDLTQKLPVYSKDEFGVMSGHLNQMMDTLRHTISVISEHALSVGSTSQQLTASAEETGKAAEVIASTGQDVAQKAGTQMHELQETSRAMNEITTGIGRIAQAAADVAESSRSVADQTAAGSDKIQSAMRMVDSATSSAQGSMSALENFRQRSAQIGNITDMISEVSRQTNLLALNASIEASRAGEHGRGFGVVASEIRNLAEQSRTSAEQIAVLIHTVQQEVLSLVTNMEKGNSEVLHIADVINESGELFLSISSQISDVNIQIEDVSAIAEQMSAGSQQVDATLEQLKTIGHETADHASSVAAASEEQLAAMEEVTAASAALAKLTQELLELIQRFRT; translated from the coding sequence ATGATAAAGTTTCTGAGCGATCGCAAACTGGCTGTCAAACTCGGACTGTTACTGGGAGTCGTATTATTGTGCTGTATTGGAACACTCATTGCATTTAATACCAAAATGATCTACGACAAGAGCGTTCAGTACGGTGAAACTGTTGCTGCACAAGCATCAGACCGAGCCCAAAATGAATTCATGGTTGAAATGAACCAAGTGAAAAACACCCTTGATACCATAAGTACCACATTAGTGGATTCGGCTCGTACAGGGTCGCTTGACCGCAAAGAGATCGTCCACCTTCTGGAACAATACTTAAAAAAAGATGATAAGGTTTTCGGATTTTATACCGGTTGGGAACCTGATGCGTTCGACGGAAAAGATACAGAGAATATGAATAAGACCGTTTATGACGATGACACCGGCCGCTTCGTTCCTTACGTGATACGTGATGGGAATACCCTGCACGTGGAACCTCTGACGACCTATGAGGGAGAAGGTAAAACCAGCAGGTATTACCAGGAGCCCAAAAAGAGTAAATCCGCCTACTGGTCTGAGCCAACCACCTACACCGTATCTGGAAAGGAAACTTTGCTTGTCTCCATCGTCCTGCCTTTACTGGATGAAAATAATACGTTTCTTGGCATTGTCGGAGCCGACTTCTCCATTGAACGCTTTCAACAGAATATATCTTCACTAAATCCGGATAACGGCTACGCGATGCTGATTACAAGTGATGGAAAAATAGCTGCGCATGGAACCCATCCGGAATTGGCCAAGGAAGACGCAGTAATCCCGACAGAGATTCAAAACGTCATTAAACGGATTCAAACAGGCGAGCGCCAGTTTTACGTCACGGATGGATCAGAGCAAGAACTGTTTATTGCGGAGCCTGCTCAGTTGCAAGGAACGGATTCGAACTGGTATCTCGTGTCAGCCCTGCCCAAACGTCATATTTTGCAACCCTTCTACGATAGCCTGACCTGGTCCGTTATCATTGCGTTTCTCGCTTTGCTGTTGCTTGGTGGTGTTGTGACTTACACAATCCTGTACATTGTAAGGCAAGTGAATCGGGTCAATACGGTTGCCGGGCAACTCGCAGATGGAGATCTTACACAGAAGCTTCCTGTCTATTCCAAAGATGAGTTCGGCGTGATGTCAGGCCATTTGAATCAGATGATGGATACGCTCCGCCATACCATTTCCGTGATATCGGAGCATGCTTTATCTGTGGGTTCCACTTCCCAACAGCTGACAGCCAGTGCAGAGGAAACGGGTAAGGCCGCTGAGGTCATTGCTTCAACAGGTCAGGACGTTGCTCAAAAAGCCGGCACGCAAATGCATGAGCTTCAAGAAACTTCACGTGCCATGAATGAGATTACGACAGGTATTGGCCGCATTGCACAAGCCGCAGCAGATGTAGCTGAATCTTCGCGAAGCGTGGCTGACCAAACTGCGGCAGGATCGGACAAGATTCAGTCTGCTATGCGAATGGTGGACTCTGCGACTTCTTCTGCACAGGGGTCCATGTCTGCACTGGAGAACTTTCGTCAGCGTTCGGCGCAGATTGGGAACATAACAGACATGATCAGTGAAGTAAGTCGCCAAACTAATCTTCTTGCCCTTAACGCATCAATTGAAGCTTCGCGAGCAGGCGAGCACGGACGTGGATTCGGTGTGGTAGCATCTGAAATTCGCAATTTGGCCGAACAGTCACGCACATCCGCCGAACAGATCGCAGTATTGATTCATACTGTTCAACAAGAAGTACTCTCCCTTGTCACAAATATGGAAAAAGGAAATTCCGAAGTCCTTCATATTGCCGATGTAATTAACGAAAGTGGAGAACTGTTCCTCTCTATTTCTTCACAGATTTCCGATGTGAATATCCAGATTGAGGATGTCTCCGCCATCGCTGAGCAAATGTCTGCTGGATCACAACAGGTGGACGCCACATTGGAACAGCTCAAAACCATAGGTCACGAGACGGCAGATCACGCCTCAAGTGTGGCAGCTGCCTCCGAGGAGCAGCTTGCAGCGATGGAAGAAGTTACAGCCGCCTCTGCTGCGCTTGCTAAGCTTACACAGGAACTGCTCGAGCTGATTCAGCGTTTCAGGACCTAA
- the rpsD gene encoding 30S ribosomal protein S4, with amino-acid sequence MARYTGPKFKLSRRLGISLSGTGKELKRPFPPGQHGANQRRKMSNYGMQLQEKQKLRHMYGLGEKQFRTLFAKAQKMQGIAGENFMFLLESRLDNLVYRLGFANSRAGSRQLVSHGHVTVNGKKVDIASYQVSTGDVISLRERSRGLSSVKEALENRSHLPAYVEFNDTALEGKFIRLPERSELSQDIDEKQIVEFYNR; translated from the coding sequence ATGGCACGTTACACTGGTCCTAAATTTAAATTGAGCCGTCGCCTCGGCATTTCCCTGAGCGGAACAGGCAAAGAATTGAAACGTCCTTTCCCTCCAGGTCAGCACGGAGCAAACCAACGGAGAAAAATGAGCAACTACGGTATGCAATTGCAAGAAAAACAAAAACTGCGTCACATGTACGGTTTGGGCGAGAAGCAATTCCGCACTCTCTTTGCTAAAGCGCAAAAAATGCAAGGTATCGCGGGTGAAAACTTCATGTTCTTGCTTGAGAGCCGCCTTGATAACCTCGTATACCGCCTTGGATTTGCTAACTCCCGCGCTGGTTCGCGTCAGTTGGTATCCCACGGTCACGTAACTGTAAACGGCAAAAAAGTTGACATCGCTTCTTACCAAGTAAGCACTGGCGACGTTATCAGCCTGCGTGAAAGAAGCCGCGGTCTTTCTTCCGTTAAGGAAGCTTTGGAAAACCGTTCGCATCTTCCGGCATACGTAGAATTCAACGATACTGCTCTGGAAGGTAAATTTATTCGTTTGCCTGAGCGTTCGGAATTGTCCCAAGACATCGACGAAAAACAAATCGTCGAGTTCTACAACCGTTAA
- the acsA gene encoding acetate--CoA ligase, which produces MSQAHGEMLQTVVSESNLGDYTEARSRFDWESVERHFTWHASGKVNMAHEAIDRHVLEGRGGRTALLYSDASREEAYTFADLSEQSSRFGNVLRKYGIAKGDRVFIFMPRSPELYFSLLGILKVGAIAGPLFEAFMETAVKDRLEDSGAVALVTTPQLLGRIKRSELPELKHIFVVGGGPQTEEGLIDFDAEMSAASDDMEVEWLTREDGLLIHYTSGSTGKPKGVYHVQNAMIQHYYTGKVVLDLREDDVYWCTADPGWVTGTSYGIFAPWLNGVTNVIRGGRFSPQDWYSTIEKNKVSVWYSAPTAFRMLMGAGEETIAQHDLSSLRHVMSVGEPLNPEVVRWGWKAYGQRIHDTWWMTETGGQLICNYPGMPIKPGSMGRPLPGIEAAIIDDRGQELPPYSMGNLAIRTSWPSMMAKIWNNPAKYEEYFRLSGWYVSGDSAYMDEDGYFWFQGRIDDVINSSGERIGPFEVESKLVEHPAVAEAGVIGKPDVTRGEIIKAFVALREGYEPTPELKEEIYRFVKEGLSAHAAPREIEFKDKLPKTRSGKIMRRVLKAWELDLPTGDLSTIED; this is translated from the coding sequence ATGAGTCAAGCACATGGTGAGATGCTGCAAACGGTTGTGTCTGAATCTAATCTGGGCGATTACACAGAGGCCAGAAGCCGGTTTGATTGGGAATCGGTTGAAAGGCACTTTACGTGGCACGCCAGCGGGAAAGTCAACATGGCGCATGAAGCGATAGATCGTCATGTGCTGGAAGGAAGAGGCGGAAGAACGGCATTATTATACAGCGATGCTTCGCGTGAAGAGGCATACACGTTTGCTGATTTGAGCGAGCAGTCGAGTCGCTTCGGTAACGTTCTGCGCAAATATGGCATAGCCAAGGGAGATCGGGTATTTATTTTTATGCCACGGAGTCCTGAGCTCTATTTTAGTCTGTTAGGCATATTGAAGGTTGGGGCTATTGCAGGTCCGCTATTTGAAGCCTTCATGGAAACTGCGGTGAAGGACCGGCTGGAGGATAGCGGAGCCGTGGCACTGGTAACGACCCCTCAATTACTTGGACGAATCAAACGTTCGGAATTGCCTGAACTGAAGCATATTTTTGTTGTAGGTGGAGGTCCGCAGACGGAAGAAGGTCTTATCGACTTTGATGCAGAGATGTCTGCGGCGTCGGATGATATGGAAGTGGAGTGGCTGACTCGTGAAGACGGTCTGCTCATTCACTATACTTCCGGTTCTACTGGCAAACCGAAAGGTGTTTATCATGTGCAGAATGCGATGATTCAGCATTATTATACCGGCAAGGTTGTACTTGATTTGCGTGAGGATGACGTATACTGGTGCACAGCCGATCCAGGCTGGGTAACAGGTACCTCCTACGGGATTTTTGCACCGTGGTTGAATGGTGTGACCAACGTTATTCGCGGGGGACGTTTCAGTCCGCAAGATTGGTACAGCACCATTGAGAAAAACAAAGTCAGCGTATGGTACAGTGCGCCGACGGCTTTCCGCATGTTGATGGGAGCGGGCGAGGAGACCATTGCACAGCATGATCTGAGCAGTCTTCGTCATGTCATGTCTGTCGGTGAGCCGCTTAATCCAGAAGTGGTCCGTTGGGGCTGGAAAGCCTATGGACAGCGAATTCATGATACCTGGTGGATGACGGAGACGGGGGGACAGTTAATCTGTAACTACCCGGGCATGCCAATCAAACCAGGTTCCATGGGACGTCCTTTACCGGGGATTGAAGCAGCCATTATCGATGATCGAGGACAGGAACTGCCGCCATACAGTATGGGGAACCTGGCTATTCGTACTTCCTGGCCTTCTATGATGGCGAAGATCTGGAATAACCCGGCCAAATACGAGGAGTACTTCCGACTTTCTGGCTGGTATGTATCCGGTGATTCCGCTTATATGGACGAAGATGGCTACTTTTGGTTTCAGGGCCGGATCGATGATGTCATTAACTCTTCCGGTGAACGCATTGGCCCCTTTGAGGTGGAGAGCAAGCTCGTAGAGCACCCTGCGGTAGCAGAGGCAGGCGTTATCGGCAAACCGGATGTAACTCGCGGAGAGATCATCAAGGCCTTTGTGGCACTGCGTGAGGGGTATGAGCCGACACCGGAGCTGAAGGAAGAGATCTATCGATTTGTAAAAGAGGGCTTGTCTGCTCACGCCGCTCCGCGTGAGATTGAGTTCAAGGATAAACTGCCCAAGACCCGCTCCGGCAAGATTATGCGCCGGGTGTTGAAAGCTTGGGAGCTGGATCTGCCAACAGGCGATCTATCGACCATTGAAGATTAA
- a CDS encoding transglycosylase domain-containing protein, with product MVDVNKKKPDEQPVRKRSFARRLGSFVKWMVVLGFMGVLFVGGALMGYVSSIVKDEPVRSRALIEQKVSENSITGFAYFADGSPIGQLRTEEDRRPVTSDQIPQNVIDAVISIEDNHFYEHKGVDMSGTLRAVKQKVLKESVQTGGSTLTQQLARRVFLNLDRTEDRKVKEILLSLRLERFLTKDEIMTAYLNKVPFGNGSSGYNVYGVKAAAKGLFNINDLSTLNTAQAAYLAGLPQLPSSYSAFNGKGDFVEDNFERAINRQHLVLRRMLELGKINQSEYDEALAFDIKSSLAPKTIKAYNTYPYLMMETERQAAQILMQLNSDKAEGTDAKSDSAKDTGTDTPQKESSALLEEAQQQLRTGGYRIYTTINKSIYKTMRTIAEDDSNFASDDPVKGKEQTAAMLINHKTGAILGMIEGRDFQDEQMNYATQMVRQPGSTMKPIAAYLPALDEGLVQPASIIDDSPIILKDGQTGFHIPKNANNRYQGLVTARRALNYSLNVPALKLFNEEVGIDKSWAFAKKLGITTIQPADYQAQTGVLGGLQYGVTVEELTNAYGAIANKGVYNDSYMISKIVDSKGNIVYKHDAEPVQAFSEQTAYLMTDMLRTVITEGTADKVRENYKYSKSVPIVGKTGSTQNYADVWFEGYTPDVTLGVWVGYKQPVNTLETKSQKKRAQQLWTQIMNQVIATDKEMFVTDSFKKPSGIETRTVSAYSGKLPTSLTDRFVTDIFNSKFVPKDSDDGVAKAKYITYNGVNYIPRDETPGDMTKEKTVVKRKKPISDLIKELQSAFSRMSRHESLAYYLPEDADADMPTQIDPRTDNGKAPDAPGNVRISVANGNAVITFNATPESDVVGYRLYRSVNGAGFQNQGQVVLTGESRSFTAYAQGGNFAFYVTAVDVAGRESAPSAAVSSAGMVEPPADEEINEPINVPGTVVTPEDSPNENAATTAPATPGQVSVSALSQGLRIQWASNPEADGVQSYAVYFSETGAAPYTKIGTTSGTSMDYGVPASTSGWFKVSASNSIGESEPSGAVHFQP from the coding sequence ATGGTTGATGTTAATAAGAAAAAGCCCGATGAACAGCCTGTCCGCAAGCGCAGCTTTGCCCGCAGACTGGGTAGTTTCGTCAAATGGATGGTTGTCCTGGGATTCATGGGGGTACTATTCGTAGGCGGTGCTCTGATGGGATACGTCAGTTCCATTGTAAAAGACGAACCCGTCCGTTCAAGGGCGCTGATTGAACAAAAAGTCAGCGAAAACTCCATCACAGGCTTTGCTTACTTTGCCGACGGCAGTCCGATCGGTCAATTACGAACAGAAGAAGACAGGCGTCCGGTCACCTCTGACCAGATCCCGCAGAACGTTATTGATGCAGTCATTTCGATTGAAGACAATCATTTTTACGAACATAAAGGTGTAGACATGAGCGGAACGCTCCGTGCCGTGAAACAGAAAGTGCTAAAAGAATCTGTTCAGACCGGCGGCAGCACACTGACTCAGCAATTGGCCCGGCGTGTATTCCTCAATTTGGATCGAACCGAGGACCGGAAAGTGAAAGAAATCTTACTTTCGCTCCGACTCGAACGTTTCCTGACCAAAGATGAAATTATGACAGCCTATTTGAACAAGGTTCCTTTTGGTAACGGCTCCAGTGGATATAACGTATATGGAGTCAAGGCAGCTGCCAAAGGACTGTTCAATATTAATGATTTGAGCACATTAAACACGGCTCAGGCTGCCTATCTGGCAGGATTGCCTCAGCTCCCCTCCTCTTATTCTGCCTTTAATGGAAAAGGCGACTTTGTTGAGGACAATTTTGAGCGTGCAATTAATCGTCAGCATCTGGTCTTGCGCCGTATGCTGGAATTGGGCAAAATTAATCAATCCGAGTATGACGAAGCTCTTGCTTTTGACATCAAGAGTTCACTCGCACCCAAAACCATCAAAGCTTACAATACTTATCCATACCTTATGATGGAAACAGAGCGTCAAGCTGCACAGATTTTGATGCAACTCAATTCGGATAAAGCTGAAGGCACGGATGCCAAATCGGATTCAGCCAAGGATACGGGTACAGATACACCGCAAAAAGAAAGCAGTGCCCTGCTGGAAGAAGCTCAGCAGCAATTGCGTACAGGTGGATATCGTATCTACACGACCATCAACAAGAGTATCTACAAAACGATGCGTACCATTGCCGAAGATGACAGTAATTTCGCTTCTGACGATCCCGTGAAGGGAAAAGAACAGACTGCTGCCATGTTGATCAATCATAAAACAGGCGCCATTCTCGGCATGATTGAAGGCCGTGATTTCCAGGATGAGCAGATGAACTATGCAACCCAGATGGTGCGTCAGCCAGGTTCAACTATGAAACCTATTGCCGCTTATCTGCCTGCACTGGATGAAGGACTTGTTCAACCGGCCTCCATTATTGATGATTCACCGATAATTCTGAAGGACGGCCAGACCGGATTCCATATTCCGAAAAATGCCAACAATCGCTACCAGGGACTTGTGACTGCCCGTAGAGCACTCAACTACTCGCTGAATGTGCCTGCGCTGAAGCTATTCAACGAAGAAGTTGGTATCGACAAATCATGGGCTTTTGCCAAGAAGCTGGGGATTACCACCATCCAGCCGGCAGATTATCAAGCCCAGACTGGTGTTCTCGGAGGACTTCAGTACGGTGTTACCGTTGAAGAGCTCACTAATGCCTATGGAGCTATTGCCAACAAGGGTGTGTACAATGATTCCTATATGATCAGCAAAATTGTAGACTCAAAAGGGAATATCGTATATAAACACGATGCAGAACCTGTTCAAGCTTTCTCAGAACAGACGGCATACCTGATGACAGATATGCTTCGCACCGTTATTACGGAAGGTACAGCCGATAAAGTTCGTGAAAATTACAAGTACTCCAAGAGTGTGCCTATCGTAGGCAAAACGGGTTCAACTCAAAACTACGCCGATGTCTGGTTTGAAGGCTATACGCCGGATGTCACATTGGGTGTATGGGTTGGATACAAACAGCCGGTAAACACACTGGAGACCAAATCACAGAAGAAACGTGCACAACAGCTGTGGACGCAAATCATGAATCAAGTTATCGCTACAGACAAAGAGATGTTCGTAACCGATTCGTTCAAGAAACCATCCGGAATCGAGACACGAACCGTATCGGCTTATAGTGGCAAATTGCCAACCTCTCTGACCGACCGATTTGTCACTGATATTTTCAATAGCAAATTTGTGCCGAAGGACAGCGATGATGGCGTCGCCAAAGCCAAATATATCACTTACAATGGTGTCAACTACATTCCGCGTGATGAAACACCTGGAGATATGACGAAAGAGAAAACCGTTGTCAAACGTAAGAAACCGATCTCTGATCTCATCAAGGAACTGCAAAGTGCATTCTCACGCATGAGTCGTCACGAATCACTCGCATATTACCTGCCGGAAGATGCCGATGCAGACATGCCGACACAGATCGATCCAAGAACGGATAACGGCAAAGCACCGGATGCACCAGGCAATGTGAGAATTTCCGTTGCCAACGGGAACGCCGTGATTACGTTTAATGCAACACCTGAAAGTGACGTGGTTGGTTATCGCCTGTATCGTTCAGTAAATGGCGCTGGATTCCAGAATCAGGGGCAGGTTGTCCTGACAGGTGAGTCCAGATCATTTACCGCATATGCACAAGGTGGAAACTTTGCGTTCTACGTGACAGCAGTGGATGTAGCGGGTCGTGAGTCTGCTCCTAGCGCAGCAGTTAGCAGTGCAGGAATGGTAGAGCCTCCTGCAGATGAAGAAATAAATGAACCGATTAATGTTCCGGGAACAGTTGTTACACCGGAAGACTCTCCGAATGAGAACGCCGCAACTACGGCTCCAGCTACACCAGGCCAAGTGAGCGTGTCGGCGCTCTCCCAAGGACTGCGCATTCAATGGGCCTCCAATCCGGAAGCAGATGGTGTTCAAAGTTATGCTGTATATTTTAGTGAGACAGGGGCAGCCCCTTACACCAAAATTGGCACAACTTCAGGTACCTCCATGGACTACGGAGTGCCTGCATCCACCAGTGGATGGTTCAAGGTATCCGCCAGCAACAGCATAGGCGAATCTGAGCCGTCTGGAGCCGTGCATTTCCAACCGTAA